TTGCCGGCCAAGACAAGCACGTGCAGGTGGtgagtgacctgccaaataacatgagaGTGACGAAAAGGACGACCGCCATGCTTGCAGccgttcctctccgtccaaagaaaccaaACAATCAAACAGGGTACAAGAAAACTAATATGTAAGGCTGGAGCCCTCTGGAAAGAGGACCTCCGCCagtgacctagtctaagtgcaatatcagtgctcgTGTGAATCGGTGTGTGCGAGGAAGGAAACCAGGCATCGAAATATTCCCATGCAGAAAAAGCCGACTGACTCAAGAAAAAGACATGACTAAGAGACTCGATTGAAGGAGACCGACAACACTGACATCTAGACGCTAACTCAATCCCCCTCCTCTGCAACTTCTCATCCACCGGCAACCTACCAAATAACAACCTCCAAATGAACAccgagatggtaggggtcaacCCTTGGTTCCAGATAAGCCCGAAAATCTCCCTCTTCGGCAATCTAGTCCGGATGCTTTCCCATGCTGAGGTCACAGAGAACTCGCCTTGGCTAGTCAGACTCCACCGCCTCACATCCTTCGCCCCCAACTCGATCGGCGTGGTTCTGATCTGGTCTATCACATCTGGAGGTACGCCAAACCTGAAAGATAATCTATGTTGCATATCCTCATCCCATGCATAATCATTCCAATAAGATGCAACGGCCTGAGATTGAGGAGGATCATTTCCCGGGACGCACAGACTCCGGATGGGGCTAGCCCCCAGCCATACATCATCCCAGAATaactttaaagactacattgtgaatgaattatttttctcaATAATTACACAACTATTTATAGACTCTATTTCtagctatacatggaaaatatattctaattatactaatatccttttatttgatttttcataatctttaattgatttccttcaatattcttACCATAACTTCATCttttgccttcttgttctccaattaattgatttcttCATTCCAACAAAGTGACTACTATAGATCGAGTAAATACAAATTGACTCGCATTTACGATAAATTTTCCCAATCAATCCAGATATAATCAAATACACATTAAAGTATTAAACCATGACATCTTGGGATCCTTATTTCTTGAAGATTAACTACGAAGTACTGTATTATTTATTCTATACGGTGAATTTCCAATGATATTTGATATTTGAGATCCTACTCCAATTGccatttgtgaatttttttgaataaaaatctTGAATTTACCGTAAACAATTTGAAACAATGAAAGTACAAACTGATAACTAAATCCATACAATTACGACAATTTCACCAAATGAAAAAACGAGTCATTTTCACAAACTATATTGAACAGGGGCAGAATTTGCCTACTGCTTTGCTAGAGTATGAAAGTTGCCCttgttaaaaaggaaaaaaaaaatcattgtaAAAACGACTAATTTGAAGACCACCTAAATAACTAGCAACACAAAACGTCACTGGTGTTAATAAGCATGGAATTTTTCGTAACAAATTGATCATTGGCGTAGTGGAATTGTTCCATGCGTCTTTTCTTCACACAAGCACACGATGGTTCAACACCAGAAACATACCGTTATTCATCAGAGTACTACAGAATCTGCAACCAAAGGCAGGACTTTTACAATGCTGTGTGGTAGATTTAGTGACTTTGAAAATATGACTGTGCCAATGAAAAGCACTTCTCCTTCTGCTTTTTGTATTCATTGTAGCGCAGGAAGAAGTAACTCAGATAATCAAAATCGATAGGAGACATTTTTGCCTGTCAAAAACGAAGCTAAAATATCATACAAATAAACATACTCATTCGAATAGAGAGCGCATTTGAAATTATCAGTACCTGGATTAAAGCCCAAATTGCCCAGTATAGGTGTGAAGCTAGCATGTAAATATTTGTTTCTGCGTAAAGAGCATCAAGCGCCTCCTCAGAAACCTGATGTTTTTTCGCACATTTTTATAAGATTTATGAACTTGGAAAGTCATGCATAAACATCATGCTCATACTGAGCTCATTGTCCCAATAAGCAAGGTTAATTAAGAACAAATCAAGTGCAAATTCACTCAAGGTGTGATGTTCATTCCAGAGAAGGCAGagagaaaaatatgaaaaaaaaactgGAGATGATCCATGCTCCATGATGTTCTTGTTCTACATAGTATGAATATGATGGATCACTTTTGATGTACCTCATGCGGTGTATCAGGTTTTAGATAGTGCCTGAAGAAGTTGAATTGTTCGTCTTGACTTGGGTATCTGAGGCAGCAACAAGTCCAACAATAAAACTTGGCATCTTCTTATCAGcctaaaagaaaaagaaaaaaaaagaaagaactcTTAACATGTAGTTTAGTAAGGACAGAGACATACAAATTGTAATCACAGTCGTAGCCAGCATATTCATTGAAGTGATTTCCAAGGTCAAAGCCTCTGTAACTGTATGATCCATACTCAAAGTCGATGAAGTAGAGCTTCCCTGAAGTAGAAGAACGAATAGTATCAATGGTTATGATCAAAGCAGCTGATAATAGCTTATAATCTGCCCAATAAATTTTCTCAAAAAATGAACTGTTCATTCCCTGAGTTTTCACTGCTTCACTGAGAAATGGAATCACCATATGGTCACAACATATTCCAGTCTTATTTTGTAGTATTTCAATCTCAAGATCCTCATTGCCATTTATAGAATATAATTCTGGAAATGTATAGCACCATTAATGTATAAACAAACCACTGATCTTacaagcaaaaatgactaaagTTGTAGTACAAATCATTCTTTTCTTTATTCGCACCACAGTACTCACCCATATTATGTGCAATAAAATAGgtttaaatataaaaagagagtataaaagtataaaacacAGAGCAAAGATTTTCCAAGCACATCCATATGCAGAAAGAGAGTAGCTGAGCCAGCACACGAGACGGTAACGGATTTTATAAAGTTATGCATGGTACGTTACCTTCATTTTCATTAAGCATCAAATTCCCAGAAAGCAGATCATTGTGACAAAATACAACAGGGGCATTAAAACGATCTGCCATTGCCTGTACGAAAAACATATAGTTTCTGATTAAAATAGTTCCTTGGACTAAAGTAAATTAAAACTATAAAAGTATATCAGGATTTTCCAAAACAACATGCTTTCCCTGCACTTAGCTACTACTGATTTTGAAAGTAGAACATGGAGAAACTTCTAGCAAACAACAAGCTTCATCACATTCCTTTTATTCTTTTATTCACAATGATGCAAGACGAtttccacaaacttgtcaaataaataaaattacaaacctATTTGgaagaaaacaaaattttcaacTAAGACATGCAAAGTACATTTGTCATTCAATTACGAGGTTTCAAGCAATAGACTTTTAACATGAAATCAAGTAGCTGtccattttcttttaaaaaaggtaatactccctccggtcTCACAAAATAGTGCACACTAGGTTTTGGCACaggttttaataaaaatattaggtAGAGTGTATTGTTGAGTGCAGAAAGGACCCTACTTTATTATGTAGTGTGTGATGTGAGTGGATAAATTGAGGTCTGAATGTAACAACATGAGAATAAAGATAGCAGCTAGCATGATATTTGAGCAAAAGATTTTCAGCAAGCATATCACATGCAGGACGGAGTCAGAAGACCACCTTGAGGCCATGGATTTCTTTATTGATTTCTTCGAACGAAACCATCTCATACTTCTTTTGTTTTTCACTATCATCAAACTTGAGGGTCAATGCTGCATGCAAGATGAGATTAAGAAGAATCTAAAATCAAGTAATGGGAATCTAGAACTACATTTACTAGAAAGATATCATAGGACACCTCTTgagaagaatttggatatgtcATTCCACAGTTGGGGTTCTCTAGAACCAGGAATTTCCACCTCATGGAATCTTCGCAGCTGTTTAGCGATTTCTACCATAAGCTTTGGTTTTCGCATGTCTGAAAAGAGAAGGTCAGTGTTAACCTAGAGTGAAAACAAACTAACAAATAAGATGGTATTAAGCTGAGTTGAtataataaatagttttatCACAAGCACtcaataaaaaacaaatcaaaattaaagCCGCAAAGCTAGCCACGCACTATTGTTGGTTCAATAATAAGAATTGTGTTGCTGAGTCCTAGATAATTCAACAACAAAGTAGATATAAaagatattttctttttttttatgttgtataTTCTTCTCTCAAAACATCTACATAATACTTTGTAATATGTGGTTACTATGAGATGAGTGAGAAGTAATCTATCCCCTGTTTGAATCTTGATATAGTTTACAAATACATTAAGACTAAGAAGTTGATAGTGATGGCCAAATTAGTTAATGTAATTGGAAAATTGGTTCATAAAATAGGTATGCagatgaaaattgaaattatgtCTTAGATAAAATAGCAGAAAGTTGAGAAGATAAAATGAGCATTTCTAATGGAGACAGATAACACGGCTCCAAAATCAAGAAGGGTTTAAAACACGAAAAAATGGCTCTAAAAAATGGAACCATAGAATTCATTAAAAGATTTGCAAAGTGAAAGGATAAAACACAAATCCAGTTTCCGACCCCAGTTTTGAACCATTGGTCCATACCTCTTTAGATTTCACCATAATTCATATTTATACACACAGAAACAAGTTACTCTTGTATCAACAACATGATGTAGTCTACATCTCCATTTCAAGATTTACTATCGAACTCTCAACTATTGTACATCCCAAAACCATCATAATCCAAAGCCGCACCATAACATGAACGGAAAAGGGAATAGAAAAATCAAAAGGATGATTTTAAAGTGGGGATGATAAGGTTGTCTatgagagcatccgcaacggtggcgctgcttgccaccgccgtccgcgccgctggcacggacgccacccgtcgccgctgcgctcgcgccgctggcacggcgctgctcgatgcatcgagcagcgccgtgccagcgagcagctgacgtggtgcgccctcattcgtcaacggcatagccgttgggttaaaaaaattttttttttaaatcggtttttaattaaaaaaaccgataaaaaaaaaatttcacttcccaaaaaaattatatccgtttataaccgttttttcccactttttaaatacacactttcatctataaatacccccaatttcactcccaaaaattcacatcaaactacacaattctcatcatcattctctcatctccattctcatcttcaatctctcatatccattttcatcttcattctctcataccctacaacatcactatgtccggccaaggcgataaccctacgggctcccacggttggaacctcgaatggttcggttcacaaccgtttcctagtccggaattagaatattcggcccctcctcaaacccaagattcggccgttccgggtggctaccgtccatacccaatcgacgatcaaggtgcctccgaaggacgatacgggtggacaccggagcctaggccgaccacCTCCTCCCAACCTCCGCAAGCTCCTACTCGCGgcagcggtgtccgcacaccgtacacgccggcggagatggataaattgttcaaggcgtacttcgaaatctccgaagatgcggcggttggcacgaaccaatcgggcgatcacttttggtggcgcgtatctcgccggtacaatgcaaaccggccgccgggaacgatcgagcgcaacgagagtatggtgcgcaactgcatcggccgagccaacgacgaaattggcaagttcaatggctatttcctccaggagtcgcagaatgccgggagcggccggagcgaggtcgacatcatcactgcggcgctgagcacataccaatccatgaacggtaagtcgttcaagtacctcaacgtttggcaggaaacgcggttccacccgaggtatctgggaggcgtaacatcctcctctagcggctcctccaaacggtcaaggtcgatatccctatccgactccggctccgaagaagtggctagccaactcgccggagctaacttgggtagccccgacgccggaccaagcggttcccaacgccgaccgcaaggaaggaagaaggcggcggccgagcgccggcgctccgcgactccatcggcccccgcccccgaacccgcaccctatgttccacctccacccccgaacaactcgttgtgggcccttttggcccaactcaatatggccgataggtcaactatgacccccacgcaacttcaaacgcacgagggcaTGAtagtgggtctccaaaaacaattggggttgttgccgccggatgagtagtcttcctcgggtaatattagccaataattatgtaatttttaatttttagtattttaattatgtaatttttaatttttaggattttaattatgtcttttttattttatttgtattttgtaatatttattgtgattttttaatgaattttagtattatggaaatgtttatgtttaattgaatattaaattaattgtgttcgtccttgcggaagagcacagttgtgggtgttgtgctcttgccagagagcaggcatgaatagtaccgcccgggcccacaaccgtgccgctggcaagagcacggttgtggatgctctgaagAAACATATAGAATGCCCTTGCTACTTAATTAAGTAATAGTATTCTTCAACATTTTAGTCATATTAATATACATCAAATAAAGGAATTCAAGTAGTATAGAAGCTACCTGATTGAGGACTATTCAAATTAATCAGACAACATCATACAACATACTCATATATGCCTAAATTCTTGAAAGAACACTATCATGAGGAGAAGATTCATCATGAAGAGGTAATGCCCATTTCTGAAAGATAGTTTGTTCAAGGTGCTTACCTGATGGAGTAAGTGTACGAGCATCAATAAATGATTGCACCATTCCATTCCCAAAAACACCGAGCAACTTGGCACCAAATCCTGCTGCCGAGAGGTGTGGGATAGCCTAAAGACAGTATGAGGATTCATATATGATTGtaatcaaataaaaaaggaatGGAATTATACACAATGTGTTTGAAGTAAAGAAGCATGATAATGTGTGGTTTCACTAGAATAAAGCAAGTTTAGTGAAGCATTCAGCGAATAAATCTTTCTCAGAAAGACCAGAATGTACCTGCAGTTCCCTTTGACGATCAATCACATATTCAGTATTTGGACCATATAATCTGACTGTCGTACTAACAGCACTTCCATCTTTTTCTCTGACAGACACCTTGAGTACTgttgaaaaagaagaaaatgcaaGATTTTTAAAACTATAATACACAGAAAACCACATTTTCTGAAAGAAGCAGCTTGATGTGATTTCTTCATACTCAGATGTTATAGAGATATATCTAACTTTTCAAGCTTCCAGCCACTAAGAAGCAGAAACACTGTTATTGGAAGAGAAAGAGATACGCACACAGATTTGTGATGCCACCGGACACTGTCTCAAGGGAGAAATCTGACTCATCCAAATTTGACCATTGTTTGAATAAATCTTTGAAAAGCTCCCTGTCAAGAACTCAAGACTCATTTACTGAAAAGGGTAGATTAAATGAATCACAAAATATACTAGCAGCATCCCCCAACAATATATTACCAGAATCCAACTTTTATTACTTAAGAAGCTAAATCCAGATAACAGGTCAAACAAATTGACAGCTCACAACCTTTTACTTCAGGTAATACAGGTTACATAGAATACAGCAGCTGTATAGATATTTTCGAAATTTTGGATCAGTGATAATATAAACAAAACTACTATTTTAGAAGACATTGACAACATGAATTTTGAAAATGTATCTGTATCCCCACAAAGAAAGTTCCCTTTGAAGACATTTCATGACTATTTTATTCACACGGCTCCAAGTTCAAACCAGCATCTAGAACCTTAAGGCCACAAAACACTTTCCTATATGCCCATGAAATAGCCCAAGCAATGATCCATAGCAATTAAAGATATGTAAATCAGCAGAATATTATTTTCTTACTAACACTCTGATGTCTTGGTTACATGTATGTTCTCGTCGATAACCAGCCATCTTAAAATAAGACATCTAAATAGATCATTCATAAAATGAGAGCTCAAAATAAGTAATTTTCTATTCAATCAGCCACAGATCTTTCCCTTGTATTCCACTTACTCAAAATTTAACCACCCTGTAATCTCAGAGATTCACCACATTACCCCTGTTGAGACAAACATAGTTTGCCCATCGACTAAGAGCAGTTGCCGAAGTTATGCACAATCAAAGGAGGAAACATAACatgcatacatatatatagtattttagtctaataatgtagattattagtctaataatgtagctcgactaataatgtagcatcttagtataataatgtagcttatcacaaccatccaattcaaggatccaatgGCAGTGATTTGTGCGGTGTTTTATACTAAGGAGGTGTGAGAACCCTAATATATATACAACCAAAAACTAGCACCTCTCTGCAGCCCCATACCGCAATCCTTCAACAACATGAACAAACCAACAATATTTCTCAAGCTTGAGAGATAGATACATGAACTTAAAGCAGCATACCGGGTTATACATCTAACACATACAGCAAAACTTCCGCGTTCATCAGGAAACAGAAAACGTGCAAATTAATTCAGACCATTCCAAATTGAATGCAACAAATAAAACgttcgttcaaactgatcaacaGAAATGCAAGGAAGAAGCAAAATACTGACACAATGCGGGGCCTCATTTCCGGTAGAGAGAGTGAGTGATCGATGGTGCGAGAGGACGACGGAATCTCGGAGCTATGCGTCTCCGCCACTTCCGTCGCGTTCCATATCTTCTCCGCCGCCCCCATTGATGAAGAAGAATCGCAATTCGAAAAATTAACAACGCACGTGGATTAAGCTAGCAGAACTCGACGATGAAACAGGATTTTGAATACTTTCCAATAAATTCCTCGATTTTTTCCAAAAACAACAAGAAGAATGGCACCCCGGGAATACGGAATTgtttttttgttagtttttctttttttttgtttagtttttttataatatCTGCCTCCGACCCTAATGTTTTAGGAATTGACTTGTATACCCTCGATTTCTTGCACGCATTAATTATTACGCATCATCAATTTGACTTTTGACTTTGATAACCCTTTTTTAATTATTCCTTAAATTTATCACATGTTGATGAAGGAAAAGTCATCTTATACCAATCGATATGCGCTTAATCGTATTTTAAAAATCAGTCTTGAAACTGTATTCTACTTACTAATAGTCTAGTATAGACTATAGTATTATGAACACTCAGTCTTGTTTTAGCATTTCTTTCTTTGTGACTGTAAAAATTATTTGTTTCAGCAATGCGTCATAAATGTTAACTTATAATATGAATTGCTTATAGCTGGTTTTGCAATAGGTGACATATGTTTAAAGCACACTATTGGAAGCCTGCTTATGGGCTATTATCTGCAGTTACTATTATATTGATTCTAGAAAAAAATTGTAGgtgagtatttatttatttattgtatatTGACCTGCCATGCTTCTCTTTGACATCTTTTGTAGAGAGGAATGCATAGTAGGTCTAAGAAGATTtattttaagagcatccgcaatagcagatgtcccggcggacgttCGCTATTGCGACAAGCGAGACGGACACGGACGTCGGGTCGTTCGTCgtgacgtccgctattgcggtgacacgacggacgtcctaattttttatttttttaaactctatatatacggctcgttgaacatCATtttattcgcaccacttgtattaacgagtttctctctctctactttcatttcttttgaagataaatagAGCATGACAGTGATtctcccgccacgagcgagtcacaaacaCCGACGATCCCCATTGGAGGTAGGGGAAACGCCGGCGGAAGTGTAgggatgcccgggatgatgcccggaatagCTGGGATggggggatgatgccccaaatacCGGGGATGATGGGCGGGTACTATAATATGTACCCttggatgggtgggatggtgccccaaatgcccggggtgaGTGGAGGGATGACGGGGATGGCGGCCGGGATGGGGGGGAACGATGCCCGGAATGGTGGCCGAAATGGGggaatgatgcccgggatgagcGGGATGATGATGCCCGGTATGATGCAGGGCATGTCTGCCGCTGTGGGGGTAGCAGAgtgggggtcccccaatcacctgtGGACAATGTATATCGCCCCTACATGAATTTATTGTCTAGCGATTCCCACAGTACTActctggagactcagttcactggcattgagactttctcttttgaggagttggggatatctcCGGTCAGGGAGTCTCCCACTAAGATACCACCGGCGGTAGGGAAgtcaaagaagaagggcaaagggaagggcaagggcactagTGAGTCGTCCCGTGCGGGGAGACGTGGGGGAGGCaaggggaggaggaggaggccgaCGAGGGAAAGAGGACCGTCCGGAGCGAGGcggagtgcgtcgcgctggcaAAGGCATGGGTCAGTATAGACGAGGATCCCTACATCGGGGCTAACCAAACTATCGACGGgttgtggtggcgcattagccagaactacatcaaattctggctgccaggtgggaagcctcacaaTGGAGAGCAATGTTGGAAATAGTGGGATCGGCTGAGGACGGTCATCACCCAATTTGCCGGCATCTACGAAAATAACGTCCACACGGCAAACAACGGCATGTCCATGGAGGATGTGAAGAGTTTGTCCATGCAGCATTACCCtgacaagaagaagaagttcgGCGTCTTCAAATATTGGATGTCTATGTTGTGCCACAGGGTTTCACCAAGTTTCGTGCGGGTGTTGAagttggctggccgaagcggacgaagctCAACTCCTCCGGCGAGTACAGCAGTAgtgccggttcccacgacctccccgaccCCTCCATCGTTTTCCCGCCGTtgtcgcccgattgggcaaaagaccgcgatgcagatggctaggggaagcgccagTGGGTCCCACGAGGTTCAATCGGCAGCTCCTAGCCAGGCCTATCCCGAACTCGCCCACCTCGCGCGCGTGCAGCAGCAGCAGAGCATGATAGACACCATAGAAAAGTGGCGGGAGACGACTGACCCCTTATACAAGGAGATGCTGAAGGGGGTCATCGACAGTATGCGACGCGATTTGTGGCTCCCACCCCTGCTCGGGAGTGACGCCGGGACTGGCCaaggggacgacgaggagtgagatgGGGGTCGCGTGTGTCAAAACTTTGGGGATTTTTTTATGAACtgtgtactttttttaaaatttaattatgtatgttttttttaaataaaatggttgcatttttCCCATATTCGTGtccaaattttaattccgtaaattgcatatttgtgaatttgtgaattttgtttattgttctagtccgtcgggatgtccgctattgtgcagtgggatgttgTTACAGACGTCCTCCGCAACGTGTCTGATTAACTAACTTCTCGTGAATTTTTACAATCAATCCTCCGACGCTGCTCGAAGAAAAGATCACGATCTTGCTGTTCACAGACGTTTTCCATGAGACTGCGAGAGAGAGAGCGTAAAAATATTCTTGTTGCACAAGTtaggtttagggaaaatattttgTTAATTGATTGTGGTCAATGAAATCCCCTATTTATATGACTAAGGACCCCAGGGCGGTTCGACCTAACCTAGACATTTGGGAAATaaccacaaagaaaacccgaaggGGGCTTATAGTTTTGGCCCGACAcaacaatattaaaataaagtgagcaaaaatataaattgcTTCAGTATTTTTTGGGTGTTTAGAAATAAAGTGACCCTAGGGTGTTTAGAAATTCAGAATTTAAGCAAAAGACAGAAGTTCAACAAACTTATATGACAAAGTGACCCTAGGGTGTTTAGAAATT
This genomic interval from Salvia splendens isolate huo1 chromosome 13, SspV2, whole genome shotgun sequence contains the following:
- the LOC121762413 gene encoding probable ethanolamine kinase isoform X1, with amino-acid sequence MGAAEKIWNATEVAETHSSEIPSSSRTIDHSLSLPEMRPRIVELFKDLFKQWSNLDESDFSLETVSGGITNLLLKVSVREKDGSAVSTTVRLYGPNTEYVIDRQRELQAIPHLSAAGFGAKLLGVFGNGMVQSFIDARTLTPSDMRKPKLMVEIAKQLRRFHEVEIPGSREPQLWNDISKFFSRALTLKFDDSEKQKKYEMVSFEEINKEIHGLKAMADRFNAPVVFCHNDLLSGNLMLNENEGKLYFIDFEYGSYSYRGFDLGNHFNEYAGYDCDYNLYPSQDEQFNFFRHYLKPDTPHEKQIFTC
- the LOC121762413 gene encoding probable ethanolamine kinase isoform X2 — protein: MGAAEKIWNATEVAETHSSEIPSSSRTIDHSLSLPEMRPRIVELFKDLFKQWSNLDESDFSLETVSGGITNLLLKVSVREKDGSAVSTTVRLYGPNTEYVIDRQRELQAIPHLSAAGFGAKLLGVFGNGMVQSFIDARTLTPSDMRKPKLMVEIAKQLRRFHEVEIPGSREPQLWNDISKFFSRALTLKFDDSEKQKKYEMVSFEEINKEIHGLKAMADRFNAPVVFCHNDLLSGNLMLNENEGKLYFIDFEYGSYSYRGFDLGNHFNEYAGYDCDYNLYPSQDEQFNFFRHYLKPDTPHEVSEEALDALYAETNIYMLASHLYWAIWALIQAKMSPIDFDYLSYFFLRYNEYKKQKEKCFSLAQSYFQSH